The genomic window CTGCCCTTCTTTGGCCCCCAAGGAACCAACCACCCCCTCTCCCCGAGGTAAAAGCTCCCAGCCAGTGAGCCACTCTTAACGtcaaaaagtaaaacacacaTGAGAggtaaggggtgtgtgtgtgtgtgtgtgtgtgtgtgtgtgtgtacacgcacgcGTCCCCCAGGCtggaagggctggggagggggaggggcaggcggtCCCACAGGGTGAGGACAGACGTGGTCCTGACAGCTCTCAGAGGGGAGATGCCCATGGAAGGGCTGGGTGGTGGCTGCCCTCTCGGGCACACAGCATCACAGCAttcacaaacaacaacaaaaacaacagcaacaacacccATCATCACCAATCTGGACATAGTCATTCGGCACTAGATTCGAAGGCCCCCACTgctaggggtggggaggggcaggggcggtGAGCGGGCGGATGAGGTATCTGTGCAGGCCCCAGAGGCCACTGGGTGACACACTTTCAACTCTGGAATGGCCTCAGGATGCAGGGAGGTGAACAGAGCTTGAAAGGGCAGGCTCCCCAATGCTTCTCTGACTATTCCCTGGGCACCAGGCCCGtccagctccctctgctctttcagTTGGTATCACTCAGGGAAAAGCGGAGACTGGTTCCCCAAGAACCAGGGTTGGCAGAAGGTGGCTGCAGGGACAGGAAGGCAGGGAGCTTGTGGGGTGTGAAGCTCCCTATTGGGGGCCTCTAGGATGACCAGAGgccttccctttccccaccccaggCAAGACAAAGGAGACCAGGCCCCTGGGAGGTCTCCAAGACTAGGAAAGAACTGAAAGGGACCTCTGCCAGCCTCCTCAGTTTCCTGTAGGTTGCTCCCCTTGCTCGTCAAAGCAAACTTCACACCTACGGACACTGGCTTCCTTTCCCCATGCTGAAAGGCCACCATGTGCGTCCAGGTGGGGAGGcgagtgtgcacatgtgtacaaCTGTGTGTCTAACACAAGGTCACTTGTAATAAATACCCACATAAAAAGAGAAGCCAAAGCAGTGGGCAGAGGCAAAGgcagggaaagaagcaggccTTGCACAAAGGCCCCCTCACTACCCACCCCAAGCTCAGCCTTGCCCTAGATCCAACTTAAGGACCTTCCTCAGAGGAAGGCTGTGGCACACTCAGAAGAGCCCACTGGAGAAAAGCTGATGTTCAGGGGAAAGAGATGATGCCAAAGACAAATCAGTTGGGGGCACAAGCAGCAGTCCTCCTCCCTGCTCTACAGGTCCCCCCAGGGCATCAGGGacgcggggagggggggtgatgCTGGGGATTTGGCTCAGGCCTTGGATTTAGACTTCCTAAGACCCAGACCAGAGGCTATAGGAGGAGACACTCCAGCATACACCCCTCAGGGGCGCGCATGGCTCTGAGCAGAGGCCAGGGAACTGGGACAGCAGAAGTGacctcaccccagcccctctgcTTTTGGGAAGCTAAgagccaggcccagggctggggacagagatCCAGAGCAGCTCTCTCCTCAGTCCAGCCCCAGGCCAGcggtggggtgggtgtgggggcaggaCGGCCAAGCCATTCgttcccaccctccaccctcaGCCTACCCTCCTGAGGTCAGGAGCCCAGTGGCAaggactgggggcgggggaggctcAGGGAGCTCAGCAACAGCATGGGATGAGTTGCTGGTAGAGACTCCTCTTAACTAGTTTCTGTGGTAACAAATCAGTGACTACGACTGGGTTGGAGAGTCCCAGGCTGGGGTGCCCAACTGTCAGGATGGGACCACACAGCCGCTGTGTCCTAGGATCTGTCATCTGTACTCGGAgcagagccccccaggcacccagctccccagctccctgggcCAAGTTGCTTCAGTCctgctccctacccccttcccctctgaggGCCTGGGAAGAGAAGGCTGAGGCTAAGGACAGAGGGAGCTCGGCCACCTCATCAGCCagagcagtagcagcagcagcagcacaggaaggcaggcagagcagggaagtCGGGAGAACACAACAGCCACATCGCACGGGGTTGCAGGGTACAAAGTGGGGAGGCAGGAACGGCACTGGAGCTGGCACCAGGCCAGACAGAGTGGCACATTCACAAGAGTGTCTCATCACTTGATCAAGTCCTAGTGCAGTGGGGGTAACCCCCTGCCCTGTGCCCAGCTCCCTGGGGTggccctccctcccctggctcagAGTCTCTGCACCCCCTTCCCCTAGGAGGcctgggggtgggtgtgtgtgggggggtcggGCCTGGGCCTGGCTGGAATGTGTGGAGCTGGTGGGTGGGAGAGCGGGGGAcgggccccctccctgcccccactgggGGCCTCTGAGTGGCCTCCTCCTCAAGCCAGTTTGAGCGTGCTGACTGGGAAGGAGGGCATGGTGACCATAGTCACAGGGTTGAGCACTGTCTGGCCCACCAGCTGGGGGTGGTGTACCACCTGAGCCCCCACAGCTGGCTTCGCCATGACAGTGGCCGGGGGCCCCAGCCCAGCTGTGCCATTCACTTGCTGGTGTGAGAGGGTGTGGGCAATGTGGCTCACCGCCACAGGCTGGCTCACCGCCACGGGCTGCGGATACAGGGGCAGCTGGGAGCCGAGGTGGGCCACGTGGTTGAGGGTGGCAGGGTGCACGGTGATGTGGCCGATGGGGGGTGTGGCGGGGGCCAGCTGcacagcagggctgggggccgAGGGGGCGATGTGGGCGATGTGCTTGCCGCCTGGCCCCTGGAGAACGTGGTTCACAGTCTGGATGACTGAGGCGTGGGTGGTGGCTGTGTGGGCGATGACCGTGGAGCCCCCGCCAGCTGCTGCCACTAGATGGGCTGGAGCCGGCACCAGCGTCTGGGCAGGGGCAGccgctgggggaggaggggccggcAGTGGTGTCTTCTGTGGTGGCGGTGGCTGCTGCCCAGGCAGGTGGACGGGAGACAGGGccacaggctgggggtgggggtgtggatgGGGAGGCAGAGGTGCAGGGGCAGCGTTGGGCGGGGGCTTCGGCAGCTCCGGGTGGGGGCGATGATTCAGTTTAGGTGGGCCCAGGCCAGCCTGGTCCTCCTCCATATCCTCGTCTATGTTGTCCTCACCCTCTGTcgggggacagagggacagggacaggttAGAAAGGGTGGGGAAACAAGAGGCCGGAGCAGTAAATGCCCCCAGGGTCTGGGGACAGGGAGCTGGGGGGCAAGGGCctggccagggaggggcaggagggtgcTCACCAGAGGCCGTGGAGGTGGAGGCCTGGTCGTCCTCGGGCTGGCCAGTCTGCCGGAGCACACGGTCGATCTCCAGCACGTCCATCCACTGGCTCAGCTCATGCTTGAGCTCTGTCAACCGCTGCTGGGTAGCAATCTTCTCCCTCGCCAGCCGCTCCATCTCATGCTCgtattccttctccttcctcttcagagACTGGAGAACAAGGCAAGGACCCGAAGCATACCCTGAGCAGGAGCTCTAAGGCATCCAGTACTGCCAACCGCTCCCCTGGGGCACCCTGCTCTCAAGGTCCCTCAGCCCCCAGTGGTAGGCCCgcagggagggggctgctggAGACCACAGCTGCCCCTGCTTCTTGGCCaggccccagggtgggggggcCCATGTCCTGTGGACTGCAGGCGCTCTAGCAGGCACCACTGACAGAAAGCACAGATGCAGGTCAGCTCCCCGACCCCAGGATAAAcgccctcccctccaccctccccgaAGCCTCCTCCCTCCATCCTGTGGGGGACAGAAGGGGAAACAGACTTCTTGGTGCTGCTCAAGGCACCACTCATACCACGCTGTTGGTCACCGAGCCACAAGCTACCCTCCTTGGAACTCATTCCCCAAAGAACCCCACACGATCGTGCCCTTCTCTTCACAGCATCATCCCCTAGTCGTCTCCATTTCAGTATCCCTGAGCATGCCCCTGAGACTTTGTGGCACACcgacccctccccctgcacttGGACCCCCTGCATTTCTTCCCAACCTGCCTCCATTTCCTTCATCCCAGGCAGCTGCTGGCTCTGCCCCCTCGCCCGGCCCGCCATGGGGTACTCCCCATGGTGCCTCCCTGGGCTGTCTCTCAACAACGTGGTTTCACTGCCCGCAGCCCTCTGGGCTACTGACCGACCCCCAAACCCTGGAATGTGCCCCCCACCTTCCACACCTGTAGCTGAGTTGCACTGACCAATGAACAACCGCTCCACAGCACCTCTCACACTGAGCACTGCCGCCACCTCCACCACAGGGTCCGGGCTGGCCCTGTCCCATGACCTGGAGGTACCCACCTCACTAAGAACACCAGAAGGGAATGCCCTTGGCCATGGGACCCCTAGCTGCTTCAGCCCCTCCAGGCGCACAGGCAGCTGGGGACCCTCACACAGGCCATGCCTCACCTATCAGAAGGATCCCCAGTTTCCCCTCACATGAGAGACTTCTCTGCAGCTCCAAAAGGCCAGCCTGTGTCCTTCACCTCAGCTCCTGTCCTCTGTGACCTCCTGACTCTGACGCTTTATTAAACGGACACCTCGAAGTCTCGTAGGCCTCCCCACTGCCAGCTTCTCCTTGGCCCAGGCATGTCAGGAGTGCTGGGGCCACCAAACATGGCCACTCTTGCCCTACAGCATCCTGGAATCTGGGAACCCACGCTGCTCCTGAGCTCCTCCGGGCTTCCAAGGCTTGCTGGCCACATGGGTGCAGAACCCACCAACCCTGCATACACCAAACTATCCAGCTAGTCTCGGTTTTCCTCTGaaccctctcacacacacagacccttTCTCACCTCTCTGCCTCTTATCTGCTTGAACTCCAAGCCCACACCTGAGCACTGAATAAGACATCAGTACTTAATCACAAACTAAAATCATCCCTAAAAACTTCCTGTTTTGTCTTTCCACCTCACCTGTCCTATGCTGTGAGTAAAAGCCAAGACTACTCCATAATTAGCTTTTTTCCCTTGACCCTACCAGCAGCCCGGACAGAACTATGCATATCTTAGCCCCAGGGAAATGATCTGTGAGGATGTGAGCCTGTGGATTCCCACCTCTATCCTGTCCCTCTCCTTTATCACAGGAGAATCAGTCATCCATCACACCGAGTTTCCCTGGACTCCATTTACTACGAGTAGAGCAGCCTTCCTGGCTGTTCAGTTGCCCCTCCTGGGTATGGCAAGATCCTCGACTTCACCCACTCCCTCCAGTATCTCCAaactctttgtatttctttttcttttttttttttttttaaagattttatttatttatttgtaagagagagagagtgagagcgagcacaggcagacagagtggaaggcagagtcagagggagaagcaggctccctgcggagcaaggagcccgatgtgggactcgatcccaggacgctgggatcatgacctgagccg from Mustela nigripes isolate SB6536 chromosome 16, MUSNIG.SB6536, whole genome shotgun sequence includes these protein-coding regions:
- the MNT gene encoding max-binding protein MNT translates to MSIETLLEAARFLEWQAQQQQRAREEQERLRLEREREQEQKKASSLARLAHALPVEEPRIEAPPLPLSPPAPPPAPPPPLATPTPLTVIPIPVVTNSPQPLPPPPPLPPAAQPLPLAPRQPALVSTPGLSIKESAPLPTRPQVPNPTPLLPDSKTTLASTGSPKPLQPLPTPILTIAPHPGVQPQLAPQQPPPPTLGTLKLAPAEEVKSNEQKKRPGGIGTREVHNKLEKNRRAHLKECFETLKRNIPNVDDKKTSNLSVLRTALRYIQSLKRKEKEYEHEMERLAREKIATQQRLTELKHELSQWMDVLEIDRVLRQTGQPEDDQASTSTASEGEDNIDEDMEEDQAGLGPPKLNHRPHPELPKPPPNAAPAPLPPHPHPHPQPVALSPVHLPGQQPPPPQKTPLPAPPPPAAAPAQTLVPAPAHLVAAAGGGSTVIAHTATTHASVIQTVNHVLQGPGGKHIAHIAPSAPSPAVQLAPATPPIGHITVHPATLNHVAHLGSQLPLYPQPVAVSQPVAVSHIAHTLSHQQVNGTAGLGPPATVMAKPAVGAQVVHHPQLVGQTVLNPVTMVTMPSFPVSTLKLA